AAGACTTTTTTACGAATAGGATTCTCTTCAAGGAAATAGAGTCTTCACTAAGagtttaaacttttaaaaacacTCACAATACTTACACATTATGACTTTAAATTGatctcttttattttaaaatttacaaaaatatcaaaatatattACAAAAGATACCAAGAATAGTTAGTCTCTGAGACTTAGTGATATATTTGCCAATTTTTCTGACCTTTGTTGGAGAAATCGAATAAAATTCCTTTGCTGATCTGTGCTCTTCTATCTTCTGCCATCCCTTTCTGTCCCACGTTGGCCAAGGGAGATTCCTTTACAAATAGGCGCTCCTCTCTCGCATTCTATGGCCTTTTTTTACCTAAAAAACTCTCTTTTCTAGATAAATTTACATGAACGCTGGCATTTTATTGGTCGAGAAAAAGTGAACGAAAAAACGGAAACCAGCCGAAAACAATCCGAGTTTTCCCAGAGCATTTTCCGGCGAAGGGTCGCTAAAAAACTAGGGGTTGAAAGTCGAGCCACCACCAACGGACCTCTCGGCTTATTCGTTTTTTAAGAGAGCCGAGAGCCAGCGAGATCGGTTTTTTAAGAGATGCGAGAGGGTTGCATTTGTTCTTGGATTTGCGCAATTTTTGCTATATTAGCTGGAGGCCGCAAAAGAGTTGAAACAGTTTGAGCCTCGCAGCCGAACTTTGAGGATCGCTGAGACGCCGTGCAAGAAAGTCGATCGAGGACGAGATACTCGTGCTGTGTTCTGTGCTGTGACCCACTAAAAATCTGAAAAGAAGAAAtcttaaagaattttaaaaaattaaaagatatcCTTGTGCTGTGCCGAAAATAACCAGAAAAGTGCTTCGTGAAAATGTCGAATCAAATGGAGTTCATTATGCAACTCTACATGATGAACTTGatgaagcagcagcagcagcaactgcagcagcagcaacagcagcagccgctGGCTGGATACACCTACACCCAGAACGAGGATATCTCGAGCAGCACTTgcctgcagcagcagcaacatcagcagcagcaacagcaatcgCAACTGCAACAGCCACAGCAAGATCATCTCAAGACAAGAACGCACAAACGCATTAGCTCGCAAAACACCAACTGTAGTAGTAGCCGTAGTTGTAGTCCCAATAGTAATTTGATTGCTTTTCAACCACATCAATATACAGGCgctacagcagcaacaccaacacccAACAACACACCTAACAACAACCTGGTCAGCCAAATGTTGCTCAACACCCTGCCGCCGCTGACGCAGTACATgctgcagcaacagcagcagcagcagcagcagcaacatttgCTGACCACCCCCAACCTCCTACTAACCCCCACCCACACCCCCAGCTCCCTGGGAAAGCTGGACCCGCCGCAACACCAGTTGCTGCTGGGCCAACTGGCCGGCTCCGAACAGTTTACCACAAATAATTTTCTGCAATCCTCCACAGTGACATCCACGCCAATCGAGAAGGCAGCCACCCCAGCGACATCCGCAAGAGCAACTGCCGGCAACCTTTCGGCGGTCACGATCAAGTTTGAGCAGGACTCCGCCGACGACGAGGACGATGACAAGCCGCTGTCCAGCCTCAACAGCTGCAGTTCCTCGGGCCACAGCCACACCAACGCCAGCTCCGAGAAGCTGCTCCTCTCGGGCGTCCATCCGCTGGAGTCAACCTCCGACAGCCTTGACTCACCCAGCATGGTaagttatatatattctaCTTAGGGGCTTACTTTCATATGGATAAAGCAAATTCCATTACGTCCCTATTTCAAAACTTAAAAGGTAACACTACTAAAGAAGATTTTTTTGTACTTTAAGTATATTAATAGACATTTATTAATACACAGTACTTTAAAGATTATACAACTAAGCTAACGAAAGGTAATCAACCCCATATTTTCCAATTCACAAAGCTTTCAACTATTTTTCCTACTTAAAGTGCCTTTCCCTAAACATCAAGTGAACGTTTCTTTTTAGTCCTTCATTGGTGTTAGGCGTATACTGTTTTAAAATACCATTCCATTAACTTATACCCCTTTTCTCAAAAGAGAGCTGAACCcatctaaaatattttccacTTCAGAAAGCTTTCAATTTTTTTCCCTAtttcgctttgtttttattttttgggaaTATCCCACGCTCTGTTGGTGTAATTTGAGAGACATACATGAAACAATCCGTGATTTAAAAACTTCAAGTGTGGGGGTAAACAGAAAGATCGCGATTCCAGAGAAAACAAACAGCTGTGTCGGCAACGCGTGGGTTCCCCAGATGGGTCGATCGCTGCCCAGCTGTGGGCACCAGGCAGTCTGAGACTGGCCCCACAGATGCATCCAAGTATGTTCTATAAAGTTCTCCCCCTCTTGCCTATCTTTGCAGTACACGCCCGTCAAGCAGCCGGCGGACTCATCGTACCACATCACGCCCGTCGAAAGCGAACTGACCCCCAACACCCCCCTCCAACAGACCCAGACCACCTCCCTGCTGACCCCCCCTTCCAGCGAGCAGAGCAAGAGCCTGGTCAGCCTCTCGGCGGCCAGCGGCCTGGACGCACTCCTCCAGAACGAGGAGGTCCTGAAGAACCTGCGCAAGGTGTCCTCCTACCTGGAGTGCGAGAACAGCCTGTGCCGGCAGGAGAACCTGCGGGAGCACTTCCACTGCCACGAGGAGCCCTGCCAGGGCAAGATCCTGAGCAAGAAGGATGACATCATCCGGCACCTCAAGTGGCACAAGAAGCGCAAGGAGAGCCTCAAGCTGGGCTTCGCCCGCTTCTCCTCGGCGGACGACTGTGCTCCGGCCTACGGGGAGGGCTGTGCCTACAACTGGAAGCAGACCCACTACCACTGCGTCTACGAGCACTGCCCGAAGGTCTATGTGAGCACCAGCGATGTCCAGATGCACGCCAACTTCCACCGCAAGGACTCCGAGATCGTGAACGAGGGCTTCCGGCGCTTCCGGGCGCACGAGAACTGCCGCATCGAGGACTGCCCCTTCTTTGGCAAGAAGATCTCGCACTACCACTGCTGCCGCGAGGGCTGTAACCACACCTTCAAGAACAAAGCTGATATGGGTAAGTCTGCAAGGAGTACTAAGATATAGTCAGTCGAGATAGAAAAAAAGGACACAGATTTGAGGAAACTACGGAAGTTTTGATAGGTTTAAATCTAAATGAAGATTTCTATGGTACCCTACTTAGTATTaactatttttgtttaacatgTTTAGATTACTAAacatttataattatattatcttaataaattaaacacATCTTAATAACATATATCTCTTCCCTAGACAAACACAAGACCTACCATCTAAAGGACCACCAGCTGAAGATGGATGGCTTCAAGAAGATCCTGAAGACCGAGTCGTGTCCCTTCGAGGCCTGCAAGTTCTCCACCGTCTGCAACCACATCCACTGCGTCCGCGAGGGCTGCGACTACATCCTGCACTCCAGCAGCCAGATGATCAGCCACAAGAGGAAGCACGATCGGCAGGACGGCGAGCAGGCCTACCAGCAGTTCAAGGTCAAGCAGGACGCGGAGGAGTCCTCGCTGGACGCcgcaccgcagcagcagcctgTTAGTGTTACCCAACCTCAAGTCAGTCACTCCGTTTGTGGCAGCAACGCCTCCACTCCGCTCTCCTCCCTCTCCGCCGAGCATTTCCTGTCCCGCAAACGCGGCAGGCCGCCAAAGAAAATTGTAAGTATAGAGATCAgtcttataaatattataaatcaTATATATAATTCCTTTTCCATTGCAGCAACTGCCCGCCGATGCTCAGCAGTCGGATGCCAAGCGCCTAAAGGTCGAGGACGATACCAGCAATCCCGCCGTGCTCCTGCCCCAGTCCCAGCCAGCTCCCCTAGTCCACCCGCTGACCAACGGTCTGTTTCCCGGTCTTCTTCCCGCTGCCGCTGCTCCTGGAGTAGATCCCACGGCCCCCAACTTCCAGCTCACCCACCTGATGGCCCTCTTCCAGCTGCAAAACCCGCTCTTCTACCAGAACCTCTATCCCGGAATGACCCAGAACCCTTCCATGCTGGGGAATCTGGCAGCACTTAGTGCCGCTtcagcagcagcggcggcggcagcggcggcaAACGGAGTTGGAGTCCAGCAGCCCAAGGCGGAGTTTAGTTTTAAGCCAGAGTTTAAGGAGTAGAAAGGATGCATGTCCTCAGGGTAGTTTGTAGCCAGTTAGTTCGACCGACGGACTTTAGACTTTATTGTACATACACGCTTTAAGCAGGCTCCTCCCTTGGGTGGGTTTTTTGGGTGCAAAGGCAGGACCAGGACATGACATCCTTTCCTCCACAAAAACCAACTCAGCCACACTTTTGGGAGCTATAAGTCTCCGTTCAAAGTGTAGCTGAATTGGCTTTTGTAAAAAGCTTTTCCCTAGCTTAGACTTTTCAGTGCcacattaatttttaaaattttcagccatttttaataaaaaaagaagaatTTCTTGAACTTTAGTTTGACTAAAACTGTGATGTTTTCATTAGACTAGCCTCTTTTAATCGATAGTGAGAATGCAGGATATGCCGGACTTAGGAGACTTGGAATAACATAGCAAATAAGCATTAAATTGTATGTGATATACCAATAAAATAAGGCTAATTGTTTTCGCTTTGTACATTAAGAGAACgctattataataaataattagaaACTTTAGTAAATGCAGCTTTTTCGAATTAAGAATAGTTTTAGCtgaataaattataaaatcgTTCAGATTTTACCATAAAAAACCAACATTTTAATTCTAGACTTCTTCTTGGGAGgtttaataaaaaagaaacaggGATTTTGTATATCATTACCCACTTAAAAACACTTCACAATTAGTTTTGATTAAATAAGTTTTGACTTTATTACTGTTTTCATGTaattgttgttgattttactcATAGTCTAACACAAATCAGCTACACAAACTCTGGACACCTGACAAAAGCCGTCCAGCTAAGCAATAGATAAGTACTTAACACAGAAGCAATTATTTTCTTTGCCGTATTATCATATTTCATAatcgtatatatatgtaaacaATCAATACAATCCAAGTACCATAATCATATGAAAGAGATTTCAGAAAGTTGTATCCTACTCAAGAACAATGTACAAGCAAGTATCATCGGAATTCTTTTATACATTAGGTTTCTGACTTTAGATTACATTGCAAAGTAAAACCCTGGGAGAAATGTACAAATATAAGTAAATTAAGAGTAACATTAAGAACTAATGGTCTAGAACTAAAGAAACACGAAAATCAACAAGTAAGCTATTAAGTAAATTCGTTAAATATTACGTCAATAGAAAGGGGAAAACTAAAACATATTACAGACTCATTAATGcttcttttgatttttttgttttttcgggCGTTGCCTAAGGTTATAAGCTTCGATTTCGATGCGGTAGCCAAATTTATAAAACCTTGAAAAAGCATTATCCAATTTATTCCTATAAGCTGTATACTTGTCTAATATTTGGGGCATCAGTTTATAACGATTGCATAACTTTCGGAGCAATATCTATGGCAACATTTTGTGCGCACATCGACACATACACACAATTTGAAAACGAAGTAGTTGAAGTTTATATCTTATAGGTTGGGTTAATCGTATCTAAGCCGCAACAAAAGAGGTTATGAGTAGCGTTGGGTTTCTAAGCTGCCCGCTCTGCCTTCGGGCCCTAGTCGCGATAAAATCCGCGCAGCAGTTTCCCGATGAATCAGAACCGTTAGCTGCGACCGGTGGTCGCCGTGGCCGCGGGCGGTGCCAGCTCCACGGGCACGGGAGCCACTCGCACCGTGGACTCCGTGTTGGACTGGTGCGGCACTCCACCCAGCGGAATAGCTCGCATGTGGTGCACCGGACGAATGGACTTGAGCTGCGTGGTGCCCTTGAAGCGCACGTTTACATCGCCTCCGACCATGCTGAGCGGATGCATGGCCTGCGGCTCCTCGACATCCTCCCGAGACATCACAGCCATCGTCGTGGCTGGCGGCACTTCCTCCATGTGCTGGGGAGACGGAGCCGTGGTGATGGCCACTCCGTAGCTCTGGCGCTGGGCCAGCGGAGAGAGAGCCGGTGGCGTGGTCCGGTAACCCATACGACTGAATATGCTGCCTCCGCTGCTGTTACTCGCCGTGCTGGGCGGACTTAGTGGCGTGCCTACGCCCGAGTCCACCTCCAGAGGACTTTTGATATTTGCCACGAACTTGTCCACATGTTCCGGCAGCTTCAGCTCGTCCAGCTTCACCTGCATGACTGTCCTGGCGCTGGCGTTGTCCAGCAGACGATTGGGCCGCGAGGGTGGCGTCGGGGACACCGACTCGCTGGCATTGGAGGACTGCCCGTTGATGCgatgctgttgctgctgctgacgCAACTGCTCAAAAAAAGGTGTCTTCTCCTTCTTCTGCTTTTGTGGCGAACCATGTTCGTCTCTTTCGGTCAGCTCTTCGAGCACCTTGAGTGGAAACCCCAAGTGACTGTTGACGGAAATGGACTTGCCGATTTTGCGCTCGGTGAAGATGGGCTTGCGACGCTGGCGATCCAGGTCATCCAGCTGCTGGAGCATGCGGCGCACCTCGTTTGGCAGCTCCAGGTCGGGGTTGTGTTCCACCAGTTGGCCGACGTACCGGCCGAGGGTCTGGATGGTCAGCTCTAGAGACTGAACTTGCGACTGCAGCGTGGATATCTGAGCCTGTTGCGAGGAGCGGGTGGTCTCCAGCTGAGCAATCGATGATTGAGCAAACTGCGGAGAGGAAAAaaggcaaataaatattaatcatTGCGACTTATGTCGCATTCATCTTTGTGGGCTCACCTGCAGTTGCTGCTCCAGATGCTGGTTCTGCGTCTTCTCTCTGTTCAGCATTTCCAGGTGATGGTTGGTGGTGGTAATCTCCTCCTGCAACACGTTGTACTCCACATTGTACTCGGCCAGCTGTTTGCCAATGTCCATGCTGAAGACCAGCTTCATAATCTGCTCCATGCAGTTGGGCTCTATCTTGGGCACCACGGTCTTCAGATAGTCCATGATCTCCTCGAAGTTGTCCTTGGCCAGTAGTTGCTGCTTGTGTACGGACAGCAAGGCAATGGCAAACTTGAAGATCACATCGGATGACTCCAGGAAGAGCAGATCGAACACGCGGGCCACGAAACCCAGTGGGAACTGGGAGCTGAAGACAGTGAGAATCCAGGGAGCGGCATACAATGTGGGCGAGACGTCGTTCTGATCGAGCCACACATACAGATCCGGCAAGTGATCCTTGACCAATCGGGAGAGCTGGTACAGCTGCAGCTGAAACTTCTTCATGTCGGGCAGGTATTTTGTGCGCATATTACGGCGGAACATCAAGTGTTTCAGAAGCTGAAACGCATTGGCCTCGtcgcactgaaaaaaaaacagaggTTAGGTAATGATCTTTTACAGAAATCAGTCAAAGGAAACCCACATGCAGGAGTAAGACGCCGCAGATGAAGCCCAGACCCTGGCAGTATCCCAACTCGGGATCGAGAATGGAGTACGCCTTCAGCAGGTTGAACAGCGACAACTGCCCCAGACCCAGAGGATCCTTGTAGAACTGGTGATTGGGGAACGTCCTGCCCAGATCGATGAAGATCGCATGCTGGTGCTCGGTGAGGTGCTTCAGCAGGGTGTGATACGGCGTATTGAAGTTGGGAAATCGCTTTGTGTCGACCGGAGCCGTGTTCATGGAATGCTGCTCGGCCAGGAAGGTCCACACATCGCCGCGCTTTGAGCGGGGTACTCCGGTGCGGATTGCGTGACCCAGAACCTTGGGATCCTTTTTGTTGCCGATCTGCGTGGAGTTGCGCTCGATAATCTGCTCCCAGCGCTCGATCAGCTGCTTGTCGCAGGGCACAATCTCCTCGTAGTCCAGCTTAATGCGCTTCAGCTCGTTCTCGTTCTGGCGCGCCTGCAACATGGCATTCTCCGTCTCCATGCGGTTCAGCATTATGGTCTGCCGAATGGCAGTGCGCCACAGCTCCCTCAGCTCCGCCGCATCCCGCTTGCCACGTTTCACCGCTATTGTTTAAGGTTTAATAACTACTACTTTAAGGATTGGGAGTATTTTAAGTACTTACGCTTGCGCATGGGCGATAGATACTCGGTGGGCACCTCACTGTCTAGACCCTTGGAGGGTGTCACTACACTATTAAGTATTGCCTGACGCCAGGAACCCTGGTGGGTTTCCGCCTCTTTGGGACTGTTGCCCACCTTGATGAATCTAATCGGAGTACGGCATTATTACTAAGGATCTTGCAAGGATCTAAGCATTTTAACTTACATATCCATCATGGGGCTCTTCAGCTGTTCAGCTGTGGGCTTACTGCTGGGACTGGCTCCCACCGTATTCGATCTCGATCGAAAGCCCTCAGGAGGGGATTGTGTGCCCAGGGGCTCGGCGGATCCCTCCCTGATATCCCTTAAATTGTGCGGCGGAACGGCAATGTCATCCTTGGAGGGCTTGCGTTTGAGGAGATTATCGAACGAGTTGGTGAGCGAGCGCTTGGCCTTCATGAAGATGGTGCTGCCCCCGAGATACTGGTTAAGGAACTCAGACCTGTTCTCGGCGGTGTCGTGCACATGCCTCTGCTGCCTGGACTCGCAGTGTGCCCTCAGCAACATCATGAGGAACTGGTTTTGCTCGGCCACCGGTGAGTTGGTCTTCTCAGAGCCGCAAAACTTGGCCCACACGATCTCCTGCTCGTCTTCACTGAGCGTCTCGATCCGGCGCAGGATCAGGGCCTGGGTCTTCTTCTCGGAGAGTCCCTCGACATCCGTGCAGAGTTTGTGGTACCAGAGCATCGGGCAGTGCTCGCAGCTAAAGATCTGGGTCTCCTGCTTCCTCTTTTGCTCCGCGCAAGTGTCAAAGGCCTGAGCAATGGCAGCCACTATATCGTCACATACGTGCTCCGACTGGCACTTGAACACGTATCCAATGTAGCCGTCGTTGTTCAGCTCCCGGCAGATGATGCCAAAGTGATCCAGCGACTTCTGGCCGTGCACACAGCTGGCCACGTCCTTGAAGTCCTTGTAGAGGAGCACCTGCTTGCGGTCGGGAGAGATGAGGCGCAGATCGCATCGGCCCACCAGGAACACCATCGTCCTGTTTTGCTCCACAAAGGGCGGAATGCAGCCCTGCGAGGCGGAGCGATCCCTCAGCTTGGGTATGCTGAAAATGGAGGTGTTAATAGCTGGATTTTAACAGTTTTTGGTGCTTTGAGCGGTGTCATGCGACTATAAAAAAGAGTGAAGATGGGTGCTACTTGGCAAGCGAAACAAACGAAAAAGGGATAAACTATCAGGGATCAAAAGTAAAACTAGCTTGGCTTTTACTTCCTGGGGATCTTTCTAGGTATTAGTTCCTGGTTACGTTAGAAATAACTATTTAGTATACAAGGCTTCAAAACGTGTtatatgttattattattttagtgtttttaataaaatcatcaACATTTTCAGATGttaattgtaataatattaCTGAAAAGGACTATAAATATGATTCATATTTTAAGGCTCTAAAAAAAGCTGTTActtgttatttttaaagaaatttgatCGACGAATGTTACATGCAAAGTATATAAATAAGACAAAAGCAAAtggtaaattaaaataaaacatgaTTTTAAATAATAGATTATAGCTTCTCAAGACCTCAAAGGAATACAAAAGCCACTACGAGTGCTGTGAGCAAAAACCAAGAAACGAAAAGGAAACGAACTAATCATGCGACGGGATTGCTGGCCTTGCTGCCACTTACTTCTCCATCGCATAATTGGGATGCAGTTGACTGGGGCCCGGAGGAGTGGAAGTGGCACCCCCATTCCCAGTCCCAGAGGCCACGCCCTGCTCCCTGGGCGGCGTGGGCTGCTTGTTTACAATGACATTGGGCGCCTCCAGCTGGCTATTGGTTGCTGATGGCTGAGAGCCGTCAGAGCTTTGGGATTTTCGGCAAGATGGAGAAGTTGTTGGTCGAAATGTCAGGGGAAAAGGTACTCGATTGACTGGATACTTACTGCTCCTTGTGGCCCAGTTCGATTTGACTCTGACCTCGCAGCAGAGTCCTCTTCTCCGGGGACTTGTTCTCCTTGTTCTCCTCCAGGGGACGTGGAGCAGCTCCCTCCTCGGCGCCCGTCAGCTGCAGCTGCACCGGGGGTTTGGCCTGTGCGTCCTGCTCCGCTTCCTGCCGCTGGCTGTGCTCCGGTtcctcctcatcctcctcctTGAGGTCGTGGCTCTTGAGGGAACTGCCTGGCTTGGCTTCAATACCCACACCACCCTCACTGCTGAGGGACATCTTTCGATTCTGGAGGAGCCTCAGGCGCTGGGCATCGTACGCCTTGAACTTGGGCAGGGCGTCGTCGATGAAGGTGTTGGGCACCCGCTTCTGGGAGACCCGGATCTTGCCCACGTACATCACCTCGAAGAAGTGCGTGTGATTCGGCGAGATGTCCGCCAGCAGGGAGAGATTGCTCTGGGCCGACGTGGACGTGGGAATGTTCACCGTGCCCGAGGAGTTGCTCAGGCCATGTGTGTACGACTTGGAGGCCTTCATCTTGGAGCTGACGGGATTGGGGCTCGTGTCGTGCTGGGCACTGCGCATCGCCTCGCTCATCTTCAGGTTCGTGGCGGGAGTGGCATGGATGCCATTCAGGGCTCCGTTGGACGAGCCGTGGCCGCCACCTCCGCCGCCGATCAGCGTCTGCGGAATGCTGCCTACGGACCCTCCAAGCGTGTGGGCCGGATCCCGCATCTGGTGCATCAGCTCGGCCATCTGCAAAAGATTCGCATAAGAAAACCCGAGTTAGACActcattttttttatgtctGGCATTTGAGGAGAGAGTTAAGAACGTGCAGTCAGTACAAGAGCAAAAGTAATGTCCCCTCAATTTGATGGATGACTCGATGTCCTTTGGTTTCCTTCCGCTTCCCGTCTATCCCCTACTTCTTTTAGCTTTGAGTTTTACTGCCCTTCAGTTTATGACAATTTTTGTGGTCCTGCCACTTAAGGGGTTCTGGGAGGCGCTTTGAAAGTTCGGGGAACAGTTTGCTGGACATCCCTCCTATAATTTCAGCTGAGACCGCTTCGTGACTGGGATAATGCAACCCGACTGCGGTAGGGTTATACTCATTTTGAcagaattttgaaaaaaggtGGAAGTATGAAGCTTATTACAGCATCCATAAAAATTCCAGCT
This region of Drosophila subpulchrella strain 33 F10 #4 breed RU33 unplaced genomic scaffold, RU_Dsub_v1.1 Primary Assembly Seq354, whole genome shotgun sequence genomic DNA includes:
- the LOC119560376 gene encoding transcription factor castor isoform X2; its protein translation is MSNQMEFIMQLYMMNLMKQQQQQLQQQQQQQPLAGYTYTQNEDISSSTCLQQQQHQQQQQQSQLQQPQQDHLKTRTHKRISSQNTNCSSSRSCSPNMTSTPIEKAATPATSARATAGNLSAVTIKFEQDSADDEDDDKPLSSLNSCSSSGHSHTNASSEKLLLSGVHPLESTSDSLDSPSMYTPVKQPADSSYHITPVESELTPNTPLQQTQTTSLLTPPSSEQSKSLVSLSAASGLDALLQNEEVLKNLRKVSSYLECENSLCRQENLREHFHCHEEPCQGKILSKKDDIIRHLKWHKKRKESLKLGFARFSSADDCAPAYGEGCAYNWKQTHYHCVYEHCPKVYVSTSDVQMHANFHRKDSEIVNEGFRRFRAHENCRIEDCPFFGKKISHYHCCREGCNHTFKNKADMDKHKTYHLKDHQLKMDGFKKILKTESCPFEACKFSTVCNHIHCVREGCDYILHSSSQMISHKRKHDRQDGEQAYQQFKVKQDAEESSLDAAPQQQPVSVTQPQVSHSVCGSNASTPLSSLSAEHFLSRKRGRPPKKIQLPADAQQSDAKRLKVEDDTSNPAVLLPQSQPAPLVHPLTNGLFPGLLPAAAAPGVDPTAPNFQLTHLMALFQLQNPLFYQNLYPGMTQNPSMLGNLAALSAASAAAAAAAAANGVGVQQPKAEFSFKPEFKE
- the LOC119560376 gene encoding transcription factor castor isoform X1, which produces MSNQMEFIMQLYMMNLMKQQQQQLQQQQQQQPLAGYTYTQNEDISSSTCLQQQQHQQQQQQSQLQQPQQDHLKTRTHKRISSQNTNCSSSRSCSPNSNLIAFQPHQYTGATAATPTPNNTPNNNLVSQMLLNTLPPLTQYMLQQQQQQQQQQHLLTTPNLLLTPTHTPSSLGKLDPPQHQLLLGQLAGSEQFTTNNFLQSSTVTSTPIEKAATPATSARATAGNLSAVTIKFEQDSADDEDDDKPLSSLNSCSSSGHSHTNASSEKLLLSGVHPLESTSDSLDSPSMYTPVKQPADSSYHITPVESELTPNTPLQQTQTTSLLTPPSSEQSKSLVSLSAASGLDALLQNEEVLKNLRKVSSYLECENSLCRQENLREHFHCHEEPCQGKILSKKDDIIRHLKWHKKRKESLKLGFARFSSADDCAPAYGEGCAYNWKQTHYHCVYEHCPKVYVSTSDVQMHANFHRKDSEIVNEGFRRFRAHENCRIEDCPFFGKKISHYHCCREGCNHTFKNKADMDKHKTYHLKDHQLKMDGFKKILKTESCPFEACKFSTVCNHIHCVREGCDYILHSSSQMISHKRKHDRQDGEQAYQQFKVKQDAEESSLDAAPQQQPVSVTQPQVSHSVCGSNASTPLSSLSAEHFLSRKRGRPPKKIQLPADAQQSDAKRLKVEDDTSNPAVLLPQSQPAPLVHPLTNGLFPGLLPAAAAPGVDPTAPNFQLTHLMALFQLQNPLFYQNLYPGMTQNPSMLGNLAALSAASAAAAAAAAANGVGVQQPKAEFSFKPEFKE